One Methylosinus sp. C49 DNA segment encodes these proteins:
- a CDS encoding porin, translating into MTGTGDVAAPRPKRLEAANVMAAGLACISIFAGAARADTTDQLLDQLKAKGILTKGEYRKLKARHAAEIAAPARAAVASHAAQPVATPSDRYITRLDKGIGARVGAVDVRISGQLAFFATEQFKQAGTATIAGGLGGGSIYNNSSAIRSGLLPSALALNLSTEQEGYKVSFSLGLYAGGNNIRVGLLNGNSSGASVALGTPGVDLRQVFGEISSPDLGSLKVGRDLGLFAADAILNDFTLFGAGTIAANASPSNTSLGRIGFGYVYADWIPQLTYTTPDFHGVTVSVGAFSPYQQYDNAGSYVSAAGVLPYSGVMTGHDQPGFQARVKYIGELAPGMKLTLWTSGLTQRHRVESGDAILLPRGAGVRSMAIDAGGRLDVGPVTLVGYGYKGVGLGTTGLYFDGVGYDGERRKSSGYYAQAGYTIFERLTFGGSYGVSYLDANLADYPGRLGDGALVSDNASTIGFVKYRFTDWVTFQSEFIRSVSHNLLGQGVRTNALVAGTIFSF; encoded by the coding sequence ATGACAGGAACCGGCGATGTGGCCGCCCCGCGTCCAAAGCGGCTCGAGGCGGCGAATGTGATGGCGGCAGGACTGGCCTGCATTTCTATTTTCGCCGGAGCGGCGCGCGCAGACACCACAGACCAGCTGCTCGACCAGCTGAAGGCCAAGGGAATTCTCACCAAGGGCGAATATCGCAAGCTCAAGGCGCGCCATGCGGCCGAGATCGCCGCGCCGGCCCGCGCGGCTGTCGCGAGCCATGCCGCGCAGCCGGTCGCGACGCCTTCGGATCGCTACATCACGCGGCTCGACAAAGGGATCGGCGCGCGCGTCGGCGCGGTCGACGTTCGCATCTCGGGCCAGCTCGCTTTTTTCGCGACCGAGCAGTTCAAGCAGGCGGGAACGGCGACCATCGCCGGCGGGCTCGGCGGCGGCAGCATCTATAATAATTCCTCCGCCATTCGCTCCGGCCTGCTGCCGAGCGCTCTGGCGCTCAATCTCTCGACCGAGCAGGAGGGCTATAAGGTCTCTTTCTCGCTCGGCCTCTATGCCGGCGGCAATAATATTCGCGTCGGTCTGCTCAACGGCAATAGCTCCGGCGCCTCGGTGGCGCTCGGCACGCCGGGCGTCGATCTGCGCCAGGTGTTCGGCGAGATCAGCTCGCCGGATTTGGGCTCGCTGAAGGTCGGCCGCGATCTCGGCCTCTTCGCCGCAGACGCTATTCTCAACGACTTCACGCTGTTCGGCGCCGGCACCATCGCCGCCAACGCCAGCCCTTCCAACACCAGCCTCGGCCGCATCGGCTTCGGCTATGTCTATGCGGATTGGATTCCGCAGCTCACCTATACGACGCCGGATTTCCACGGCGTCACCGTCTCGGTCGGCGCCTTCTCGCCCTATCAGCAATACGACAACGCCGGCTCCTATGTGTCGGCGGCCGGCGTTCTTCCCTATTCGGGCGTCATGACCGGGCATGACCAGCCGGGCTTTCAGGCGCGCGTGAAATATATCGGCGAGCTCGCGCCGGGGATGAAGCTCACGCTATGGACCTCCGGCCTCACCCAGCGGCATCGCGTCGAATCCGGCGACGCCATATTGCTGCCGCGTGGCGCCGGCGTGCGCTCCATGGCGATAGACGCCGGCGGGCGGCTCGACGTCGGCCCTGTGACTCTGGTCGGCTATGGCTATAAGGGCGTCGGCCTCGGCACGACCGGACTCTATTTCGACGGCGTCGGCTATGACGGCGAGCGGCGCAAATCCTCCGGCTATTACGCCCAGGCCGGCTATACGATCTTCGAGCGCCTGACCTTCGGCGGCAGCTATGGCGTCAGCTATCTCGACGCCAATCTCGCCGATTATCCGGGCCGGCTCGGCGACGGCGCGCTCGTCTCCGACAACGCCTCGACGATCGGCTTCGTGAAATATCGCTTCACCGATTGGGTCACGTTTCAGAGCGAGTTCATACGCTCGGTCTCGCATAATCTGCTGGGGCAGGGGGTGAGGACCAACGCGCTCGTCGCGGGAACGATTTTCTCTTTCTGA
- the purH gene encoding bifunctional phosphoribosylaminoimidazolecarboxamide formyltransferase/IMP cyclohydrolase — MPVDLRRITRALLSVSDKTGLVELAKALAAHGVELISTGGTRKALAEAGLSVRDIADVTGFPEMMDGRLKTLHPKVHGGLLAIRENPEHEAAMLAHDIPQIDLLVVNLYPFEATLAKGAPFETCVENIDIGGPAMIRAAAKNHDDVAVLVEPADYEGFLAELSANGGAATLATRRRLAQKAYARTAAYDAAISNWLAGALGEATPPWRAIGGHLSEPMRYGENPHQSAGFYLTGEKRFGVATAKQAQGKQLSYNNVNDTDAAFELVAEFDPARTAAAAIIKHSNPCGVAEGASLAEAYRKALRCDSVSAFGGIVAVNRKLDAEAAREIVKIFTEVIIAPEADEEAIGIIAAKKNLRLLLTGGLPDPRAGGLTFRSVSGGFLAQSRDNSVVDDLTLSVVTKRAPTSSELADLKFAFRVAKHVKSNAIVYARDLATVGVGAGQMSRVDSSRTAAFKAEEAAREAGVRESFAVGSVVASDAFFPFPDGLLAAASAGATAVIQPGGSVNDKDVIAAADEAGLAMVLTGVRHFRH, encoded by the coding sequence ATGCCGGTCGATCTGCGCCGTATCACGAGAGCTCTGCTGTCCGTCTCCGATAAGACCGGACTCGTCGAATTGGCGAAGGCTCTCGCCGCGCATGGCGTCGAGCTGATCTCCACCGGCGGCACGCGCAAGGCGCTGGCCGAGGCGGGCCTTTCGGTGCGCGATATCGCCGATGTCACCGGCTTTCCAGAGATGATGGACGGGCGGCTGAAGACGCTGCATCCCAAGGTGCATGGCGGCCTGCTGGCGATCCGCGAGAATCCTGAGCATGAGGCGGCCATGCTCGCCCATGACATTCCGCAGATCGATCTGCTCGTCGTCAATCTCTATCCCTTCGAGGCGACGCTCGCCAAAGGCGCGCCTTTCGAGACTTGCGTCGAGAATATCGACATTGGCGGCCCGGCGATGATTCGCGCCGCCGCCAAAAATCACGATGATGTCGCCGTGCTGGTCGAGCCGGCCGATTATGAAGGGTTTCTCGCCGAGCTTTCCGCCAATGGCGGCGCCGCCACTCTGGCGACGCGCCGGCGCCTCGCGCAAAAGGCCTATGCCCGCACGGCGGCTTATGACGCCGCGATCTCCAATTGGCTGGCCGGCGCGCTCGGCGAGGCGACCCCGCCCTGGCGCGCCATCGGCGGCCATTTGTCCGAGCCGATGCGCTATGGCGAGAATCCGCATCAGAGCGCCGGATTCTATCTGACGGGAGAAAAGCGCTTCGGCGTCGCCACGGCGAAGCAGGCCCAGGGCAAGCAGCTCTCCTACAACAATGTCAACGACACTGACGCGGCCTTCGAGCTGGTGGCGGAATTCGATCCAGCGCGCACGGCGGCGGCAGCCATCATCAAGCATTCCAACCCTTGCGGCGTCGCCGAGGGCGCGAGCCTCGCCGAGGCCTATCGCAAGGCGCTGCGCTGCGATTCCGTCTCCGCCTTCGGCGGCATTGTCGCAGTCAATCGCAAGCTCGACGCCGAGGCGGCGCGCGAGATCGTCAAGATTTTCACCGAGGTCATCATCGCGCCGGAGGCGGACGAGGAGGCGATCGGCATTATTGCAGCGAAGAAGAATTTGCGTCTGCTGCTCACCGGCGGCCTGCCCGATCCGCGCGCGGGCGGGCTCACCTTCCGCAGCGTCTCGGGGGGCTTTCTGGCGCAGTCGCGCGACAATAGCGTGGTCGACGATCTGACTCTTTCCGTCGTGACGAAGCGCGCGCCGACTTCGAGCGAGCTGGCGGATTTGAAATTCGCCTTCCGCGTCGCCAAGCATGTGAAGTCCAACGCCATCGTCTACGCGCGCGATCTCGCGACGGTGGGCGTCGGGGCGGGGCAGATGTCGCGCGTCGATTCTTCGCGCACCGCGGCCTTCAAGGCGGAGGAGGCGGCGCGCGAGGCCGGCGTGCGGGAGAGCTTCGCCGTCGGCTCGGTGGTCGCCTCGGATGCGTTCTTCCCCTTCCCGGATGGGCTGCTGGCGGCGGCCTCGGCCGGCGCGACGGCGGTCATTCAGCCGGGCGGCTCGGTCAATGACAAGGATGTGATCGCCGCCGCCGACGAGGCGGGCCTCGCCATGGTGCTGACCGGCGTGCGCCACTTCCGGCACTGA
- the der gene encoding ribosome biogenesis GTPase Der, whose amino-acid sequence MSFTLAIIGRPNVGKSTLFNRLVGKKLALVDDRPGVTRDRREGEARLADLRFTIIDTAGLEEGASATLEGRMRAQTEAAIETADAILFMIDARVGVTPDDKYFADLVRRAGKPVILAANKSEGRKGEAGLVEAYELGLGDPVPLSAEHGEGLGEFYDALREALPEATADWEEDEEAATDIAVSADEDGSEVDPTKPLRIAVVGRPNAGKSTLINRLLGEDRLLTGPEAGITRDSISVPFRWRDRDMKLFDTAGLRKRAKVVDKLEKLAGADALRAVRFSEVVVLLLDSAIPFEKQDLTIADLAAREGRAVVIALGKWDAVDDPGTRLAKLREEAERLLPQIKGAPVVAVSGVTGYGLDKLMRAILDVHEVWNRRISTARLNRWLESAIDETPPPAVSGRRIKIRYMTQAKARPPHFILFGNQLDELPTSYQRFLTNGLRRAFDLPGTPIRISTRSGENPFDKGKR is encoded by the coding sequence ATGTCCTTCACGCTCGCCATCATCGGCCGGCCGAATGTCGGCAAGTCGACTCTGTTCAATCGGCTCGTCGGCAAGAAGCTCGCGCTCGTCGACGATCGGCCCGGCGTGACGCGCGACCGCCGCGAGGGCGAGGCGCGCCTCGCCGATCTGCGCTTCACCATCATCGACACGGCCGGCCTCGAGGAAGGCGCCTCCGCCACGCTGGAAGGGCGCATGCGCGCGCAGACCGAGGCGGCGATCGAGACCGCCGACGCCATTCTCTTCATGATCGACGCGCGCGTCGGCGTGACGCCGGACGACAAATATTTCGCCGATCTGGTGCGCCGCGCCGGCAAGCCGGTGATCCTCGCCGCCAATAAATCGGAAGGGCGCAAGGGCGAGGCCGGCCTGGTCGAGGCCTATGAGCTCGGCCTCGGCGATCCTGTGCCGCTCTCCGCCGAGCATGGCGAGGGTCTCGGCGAATTCTACGACGCGCTGCGGGAGGCGCTGCCGGAGGCGACCGCGGATTGGGAAGAGGACGAAGAGGCGGCGACCGACATCGCCGTCTCGGCGGATGAGGACGGCAGCGAGGTCGATCCGACCAAGCCGCTGCGCATCGCCGTGGTCGGGCGGCCCAACGCCGGCAAATCGACGCTGATCAATCGCCTGCTCGGCGAGGACCGCTTGCTCACCGGGCCGGAGGCGGGCATCACCCGCGACAGCATCTCCGTGCCTTTCCGCTGGCGCGACCGCGATATGAAGCTCTTCGACACCGCCGGCCTGCGCAAGCGCGCCAAGGTCGTCGACAAGCTGGAGAAGCTCGCCGGCGCCGACGCGCTGCGCGCCGTGCGCTTCTCGGAGGTCGTCGTGCTGCTGCTCGACTCTGCCATTCCGTTCGAGAAGCAGGATTTGACCATCGCCGATCTCGCCGCGCGCGAGGGCAGGGCGGTAGTGATTGCGCTCGGCAAATGGGATGCGGTGGACGATCCGGGGACGCGCCTCGCCAAGCTGCGCGAGGAGGCCGAACGCCTGCTGCCGCAGATCAAGGGCGCGCCGGTCGTGGCCGTCTCGGGCGTGACCGGCTATGGGCTCGACAAGCTCATGCGCGCCATTCTCGATGTGCATGAGGTCTGGAACCGCCGCATCTCGACGGCGCGGCTCAATCGCTGGCTGGAGAGCGCGATCGACGAGACGCCGCCGCCGGCGGTCTCCGGCCGGCGCATCAAGATCCGCTATATGACGCAGGCCAAGGCGCGGCCGCCGCATTTCATCCTGTTCGGCAATCAGCTCGACGAGTTGCCGACGAGCTATCAGCGCTTTCTCACCAATGGATTGCGCCGCGCCTTCGATCTGCCCGGCACGCCGATCCGCATCTCGACGCGTTCGGGCGAGAATCCGTTCGACAAGGGGAAGAGATAG
- a CDS encoding tetratricopeptide repeat protein gives MSDIFHEVDEDVRRDKAANLWKRYQTPVFVGAFLVVVATGVYSFFETNRLKTAEAANLRYDAAAALATDGKDAEAVAAFEALAKDSPRGYATLARMRAAEGLAKTDKAKAVAAFDAIAEDKGVDRLTQQVAKLRAGVLLLEQGDRQKMADRLGELVTANGPLRYTAQELIGLDALQDSDFDEAERVFKLILNDQEAPHAMRQRAGAYKALLDAARGSAPPPAAKEPAAPAPAPAK, from the coding sequence ATGTCCGACATTTTCCACGAGGTCGACGAAGACGTCCGCCGGGACAAGGCGGCCAACCTCTGGAAGCGCTATCAGACGCCGGTGTTTGTCGGCGCGTTTCTGGTCGTCGTCGCGACGGGCGTCTACAGCTTCTTCGAAACCAATCGCTTGAAAACGGCCGAGGCCGCCAATCTGCGCTACGACGCGGCCGCCGCTCTGGCGACCGACGGCAAGGACGCCGAGGCGGTCGCCGCCTTCGAGGCGCTGGCCAAGGATTCGCCGCGGGGCTACGCCACTCTGGCGCGCATGCGCGCGGCCGAGGGGCTGGCCAAGACCGACAAGGCCAAGGCCGTCGCCGCCTTCGACGCCATCGCCGAGGACAAGGGCGTCGACAGGCTGACCCAGCAGGTCGCCAAGCTGCGCGCCGGCGTGCTGCTGCTCGAGCAGGGCGACCGCCAGAAGATGGCGGATCGGCTCGGCGAGCTCGTCACCGCCAATGGCCCGCTCCGCTACACGGCGCAGGAGCTCATCGGGCTCGACGCGCTGCAGGACAGCGATTTCGACGAGGCCGAGCGCGTCTTCAAGCTCATCCTCAACGATCAGGAGGCTCCGCACGCCATGCGCCAGCGCGCCGGCGCCTATAAGGCGCTGCTGGACGCCGCGCGCGGCTCCGCGCCTCCGCCGGCGGCCAAAGAGCCGGCCGCACCCGCACCCGCTCCCGCCAAGTAA
- a CDS encoding 2Fe-2S iron-sulfur cluster-binding protein translates to MPDVTFSTPLLHKNVTVYAVAGDTHTILAVAEANKIPIPHDCKDGECGSCLIEVTPLDDKTMGATLTEKEKAQLKSMGKITAEEISRAVVDDIPPKYRLACQYVVRDQDILVKFTGEPGGA, encoded by the coding sequence ATGCCCGATGTCACCTTCTCCACCCCTCTTCTCCATAAAAATGTGACGGTCTATGCGGTCGCCGGCGACACGCACACGATACTCGCCGTCGCCGAGGCGAATAAGATTCCTATTCCACATGATTGCAAGGACGGCGAATGCGGCTCCTGCCTCATCGAGGTGACGCCGCTCGACGACAAGACCATGGGCGCGACGCTCACCGAGAAGGAGAAGGCGCAGCTCAAATCCATGGGCAAGATCACAGCGGAGGAGATTTCCCGCGCGGTGGTCGACGATATTCCGCCCAAATATCGGCTCGCCTGCCAATATGTGGTGCGCGACCAGGACATATTGGTGAAATTCACCGGAGAGCCCGGCGGCGCTTGA
- a CDS encoding glutathionylspermidine synthase family protein → MRRELSPPRPDFAEEARKIGFQYAQPDGEPYWDESARYVFSLREIEDDLEKATADLSALSEHVVARIVKDEQALERLRIPRHAWGLIAESHARRDPSLYGRFDFSYSGEGPPKLLEYNADTPTSLFESSVVQWFWLEQMIARGHLPEGADQFNSLHDRLIARWREIAGGAPVHFACLTQSVEDRGNVAYLADCATQAGSWTARIDMRDIGLAGERFVDRLGRRVERMFKLYPWEWMFADAFGKSAAMGATRFVEPPWKAIASSKGFLAYLWEAAPGHPNLLPCFFEDDARAASLTRYARKPLYSREGANVALYDGETLLARTGGDYGGEGFMRQQLCALPSFDGRYPVLGCWLVGGEPAGMGVREDASLVTTDRSRFLPHAIID, encoded by the coding sequence ATGAGGCGCGAGCTTTCGCCGCCGCGGCCGGACTTCGCCGAGGAGGCGCGCAAAATCGGCTTTCAATACGCACAGCCCGATGGCGAGCCCTATTGGGACGAGAGCGCGCGCTATGTTTTCTCCCTGCGCGAGATCGAGGACGATCTCGAGAAAGCGACGGCCGATCTTTCCGCGCTCAGCGAGCATGTCGTCGCGCGCATTGTGAAAGACGAGCAGGCGCTCGAGCGTCTGCGCATTCCGCGTCACGCATGGGGGCTCATTGCCGAGAGTCATGCGCGCCGCGATCCTTCGCTCTATGGGCGTTTCGACTTTTCCTATTCCGGCGAAGGCCCGCCGAAGCTGCTCGAATATAACGCCGACACGCCGACGAGTCTGTTCGAATCCTCCGTCGTGCAATGGTTCTGGCTCGAGCAGATGATCGCGCGCGGCCATTTGCCGGAAGGCGCGGATCAGTTCAATTCGCTGCATGATCGCCTGATCGCGCGCTGGCGCGAGATCGCGGGCGGCGCTCCTGTGCATTTCGCCTGCTTGACGCAGAGCGTCGAGGATCGCGGCAATGTCGCTTATCTCGCCGATTGCGCGACGCAGGCCGGCTCCTGGACCGCGCGCATCGACATGCGCGACATCGGCCTCGCAGGCGAGAGGTTCGTCGATCGGCTGGGGCGGCGCGTGGAGCGAATGTTCAAGCTCTATCCCTGGGAATGGATGTTCGCCGACGCTTTCGGCAAATCGGCGGCGATGGGCGCGACGCGTTTCGTCGAGCCGCCATGGAAAGCGATCGCGTCGAGCAAGGGATTTCTCGCCTATTTGTGGGAGGCCGCGCCTGGCCATCCCAATCTTCTGCCCTGTTTCTTCGAGGATGACGCGCGCGCCGCGTCTTTGACGCGATATGCGCGCAAGCCGCTCTACTCGCGCGAGGGCGCCAATGTCGCGCTCTACGACGGCGAGACTCTGCTCGCGCGCACGGGTGGCGACTATGGCGGCGAAGGCTTCATGCGCCAGCAATTATGCGCGTTGCCGAGCTTCGACGGACGTTATCCCGTGCTCGGCTGCTGGCTCGTCGGCGGCGAGCCGGCGGGCATGGGCGTGCGTGAGGATGCGTCATTGGTGACGACGGATCGCTCGCGCTTTTTGCCGCATGCGATCATCGATTGA
- a CDS encoding DUF350 domain-containing protein, translated as MPADLASGLLSFAAYFLGAIAYCAAFCVVYTRLTPHCEFDLIVEEHNASAAIAFGGSLIGFAIALAGAVHNTQSALEFIIWGFVAFATQIIAYLLARLAHPGLSQAIEQNAIAAAVWLGAVSISAGVLSAACMSP; from the coding sequence TTGCCAGCAGATCTCGCATCCGGCCTTCTGTCCTTTGCGGCTTATTTTCTCGGGGCCATCGCCTATTGCGCCGCATTCTGCGTCGTCTACACGCGCTTGACGCCGCATTGCGAATTCGACCTCATCGTCGAGGAGCACAACGCCTCCGCCGCCATCGCCTTCGGCGGCAGCCTCATCGGCTTCGCCATCGCGCTCGCCGGCGCGGTGCATAATACACAATCGGCGCTCGAATTCATCATTTGGGGCTTTGTCGCTTTCGCCACGCAGATCATCGCTTATCTTCTCGCGCGGCTCGCGCATCCGGGCCTTTCGCAGGCGATCGAGCAGAACGCCATCGCCGCGGCGGTGTGGCTCGGCGCGGTTTCCATTTCCGCCGGCGTGCTCAGCGCCGCCTGCATGAGTCCGTGA
- a CDS encoding flavodoxin family protein yields MTAKRLLILAHAPSPNTERLREAVLAGAREIAGVEIVTRAPLEATPADALAADALIVGTTENLGYMSGALKDFFDRSYYPCLERMQGRPYALYIRAGNDGAGARRSVETVATGLRWRAAQEPLIFRGPWREEFVEACRELGMAMAAGLEAGVF; encoded by the coding sequence ATGACCGCCAAGCGCCTTCTCATCCTCGCCCATGCGCCTTCGCCCAATACAGAGCGTCTGCGCGAGGCGGTCCTAGCCGGCGCGCGCGAGATCGCCGGCGTCGAGATCGTGACGCGCGCGCCGCTGGAGGCGACGCCGGCGGATGCGCTCGCCGCCGATGCGCTCATTGTGGGAACGACCGAAAATCTCGGCTATATGAGCGGCGCGCTGAAGGATTTCTTCGACCGCAGCTATTATCCCTGTCTCGAGCGCATGCAGGGCCGTCCCTATGCGCTCTATATTCGCGCCGGAAACGACGGCGCCGGCGCGCGGCGCAGCGTCGAGACGGTCGCAACCGGGCTGCGCTGGCGCGCGGCGCAGGAGCCGCTGATTTTTCGCGGGCCTTGGCGGGAGGAGTTCGTCGAGGCGTGCCGCGAGCTCGGCATGGCGATGGCCGCGGGGCTGGAGGCGGGGGTGTTTTGA
- the lnt gene encoding apolipoprotein N-acyltransferase, whose translation MAQQFLTRSFADGARQGPTLPQRIILAEGWTRRAIAFAAGAVGALALAPLDLAPAMLVTMCVSVWLLDGSASARGAGGLSYLAGSMRRAAGAGWWLGFGYFLAGLWWLGAAMLVEPDQFAWALPLAVIGAPAVLALFPALGFALARALWSGGSARIFALAAGLGASEFLRGYILTGFPWNDFGMALAAIPFLDQTASIVGLHGLDILAVILFAAPATLIDGPRRLTPAVIVALVLSIGMASYGALRLGAGKTEYVEGVKLRLMQPNLPQDAKFKPENGPAIVSRYLELSDRAVAPGRSGVADATHLIWPESAFPFILSRDPEALARIAATMRGAVLLTGAARVEEDTRREDGKRHTKIFNSILAVQGGRIVAAYDKTHLVPFGEYLPLSKLLAPLGVSQLVPGTWDEGTGPRRLAAPGLPLAAPLVCYEAIFPGETVEPAGERPQWLLNVTNDGWFGMTSGPYQHFAQARLRSIEEGLPLARVANTGVSAVVDPYGRVLHRLPLGVDGVIDARLPRAADAPPFAAHPFRWTSTLWFFTIIFALFGRFRGLAGSTSGRATG comes from the coding sequence ATGGCGCAACAATTTCTTACTCGATCCTTCGCCGATGGAGCGCGGCAGGGGCCGACGCTTCCACAGCGCATCATCCTCGCCGAGGGCTGGACGCGCCGCGCCATCGCCTTTGCGGCGGGCGCCGTGGGCGCGCTGGCGCTGGCTCCCCTCGATCTCGCCCCGGCCATGCTCGTGACCATGTGCGTCTCTGTGTGGCTGCTCGACGGCTCGGCCTCCGCGCGCGGCGCCGGCGGCCTCTCCTATCTCGCCGGCTCCATGCGCCGCGCGGCCGGCGCTGGGTGGTGGCTCGGCTTCGGCTATTTTCTCGCAGGGCTGTGGTGGCTCGGCGCAGCCATGCTGGTGGAGCCGGATCAATTCGCCTGGGCGCTGCCGCTGGCCGTCATCGGCGCGCCGGCCGTCCTCGCGCTGTTTCCGGCGCTGGGCTTCGCGCTCGCGCGGGCGTTGTGGTCGGGCGGCTCGGCGCGCATTTTCGCGCTCGCGGCGGGGCTCGGCGCCTCGGAATTTCTGCGCGGCTACATCCTCACCGGCTTTCCCTGGAATGATTTCGGCATGGCGCTCGCCGCCATTCCCTTTCTCGATCAGACCGCCTCCATCGTCGGACTGCACGGGCTCGATATCCTCGCGGTCATTCTGTTCGCCGCGCCCGCGACGCTCATCGACGGCCCGCGGCGCCTCACGCCGGCTGTCATCGTCGCGCTCGTCCTTTCCATCGGCATGGCGAGCTATGGCGCGCTGCGGCTCGGCGCCGGCAAGACGGAATATGTCGAGGGCGTCAAATTGCGGCTGATGCAGCCCAATCTCCCGCAGGACGCGAAATTCAAGCCCGAGAACGGCCCGGCGATCGTGAGCCGCTACCTCGAACTCTCCGATCGCGCCGTCGCGCCCGGCCGCTCCGGCGTCGCCGACGCGACGCATCTGATCTGGCCGGAATCGGCCTTCCCCTTCATCCTCTCGCGCGATCCAGAGGCGCTGGCGCGCATCGCCGCGACCATGCGCGGGGCCGTGCTGCTGACCGGCGCGGCGCGCGTGGAGGAGGATACGCGACGAGAGGACGGCAAGCGCCACACAAAGATCTTCAATTCGATCCTCGCCGTTCAGGGCGGCCGCATCGTCGCCGCCTATGACAAGACGCATCTCGTGCCCTTTGGCGAATATCTGCCACTCTCCAAGCTGCTCGCGCCGCTCGGCGTCTCGCAGCTGGTTCCCGGAACATGGGACGAAGGAACCGGGCCGCGACGGCTCGCCGCGCCGGGATTGCCGCTCGCCGCGCCCCTCGTCTGCTACGAGGCGATCTTCCCCGGGGAGACGGTCGAGCCCGCAGGCGAGCGGCCGCAATGGCTGCTGAATGTGACCAATGACGGCTGGTTCGGCATGACCAGCGGACCCTATCAGCATTTCGCCCAGGCGCGTCTGCGCAGCATAGAGGAAGGGCTGCCGCTAGCGCGCGTCGCCAACACCGGCGTTTCCGCGGTCGTCGATCCTTATGGCCGCGTTCTCCACCGCCTGCCGCTCGGCGTCGATGGCGTCATCGATGCGCGCCTGCCGCGCGCGGCCGATGCGCCGCCCTTTGCCGCCCATCCTTTTCGCTGGACTTCAACGCTTTGGTTCTTCACAATAATTTTCGCCCTGTTCGGACGCTTTCGCGGCCTCGCGGGTTCGACTTCCGGTCGTGCGACCGGGTGA
- a CDS encoding helix-turn-helix transcriptional regulator — translation MQRILMKMSQEKLGEALGLTFQQVQKYEKGTNRIGASRLQQISKTLNVPPSFFFEGAPNAQPATGDSLAEESSSQYVVDFLSTAEGLHLNRAFARIKDPKVRKRVIDLISTLAEQEDVAREADMGDAADK, via the coding sequence ATGCAACGCATCCTGATGAAGATGAGTCAGGAGAAGCTCGGCGAGGCGCTCGGCCTCACATTCCAACAAGTGCAGAAGTATGAGAAAGGCACAAACCGCATAGGCGCCAGCCGGTTGCAGCAGATTTCCAAAACGCTGAACGTGCCGCCCTCCTTCTTCTTCGAGGGCGCCCCCAACGCCCAGCCCGCCACCGGCGACAGCCTCGCGGAGGAATCCTCCTCGCAATATGTCGTCGATTTCCTCTCGACGGCGGAAGGCCTGCATCTCAATCGCGCCTTCGCCCGCATCAAGGACCCCAAGGTGCGCAAGCGCGTCATCGACCTCATCTCGACGCTGGCCGAGCAGGAGGACGTCGCGCGGGAGGCGGACATGGGCGATGCGGCCGACAAATAG